One Legionella sp. PATHC035 genomic window, CCTGAATACCGAGGTTCCTGACGTAGCCAAATCAGTTGAGTATGTGGCTTTGTTCAAAAAACTGGATTTAGCAAATCACCTACTGACGCAAATTTTAGATGAACTGAAAAAGAGCAATCACCTATTAAGTCAAAACATGCCCAATAAAGGAGTAGCCATGGATGAGTAAGCACTCTTTTTAAAACCACAAAAACACGATTTATTAAATAAAAAGAATAAAAAATGAGCACAAATTGGGGCTCAGGGGATTTTTTTAACCAAAAAAGGAGAATGTGATGAACTATAGAACAGCAATGAACGATTTGAGCATTAAAGGATATCTGTATGCCAGGCAGCTGCTCCCTTTTTTAATGATTAGTTTGGCACTGTTGTGTTTGATGCCTGACTCTTGTTTCGCTGCTGAGAATCGGCTTTCTGGATTAAAAGAGGAAGTAAAGGCAACCTTTGGAGCGGATTCAGATCTTCCTTATTTTCTTTTGTTAGCAGAAGGGCTTGCAGGGGCTTATGCCTACATCAAAACCAAAAATATCGCAGTCCTTGCGGGTGTTCCGGTATTGATGGTGTTTACTCACTGGGCATTGAAATAATGGCTCGCAACTACCAAACCTTTATGCTCTCTGATGAACCAAAAATTGCGGGTATTCCTGTTACCACAGGCCTGCCCATTTTTTTACTCACGGGAATTGGGCTTTTAACAGGACTTGCCTATCAGCTTTTTATGATAGGCGCAGCCCTAAGCGTTGCGATGCATATCAAGTATGGCGGACTGCCTCTGCGGAGTCTGTTTGCCATCGTGTACTGGTCGCTGCCTCACAGGTTAACGTCCCTTTTATTTCGAGCTTTGCCCGATTCTGCCAACCGAATTTATATCAGGTGATTTAATGGATACTTCATTTCGTGATAATGCGATTGCAAAAAACAGACTGTTATTCAAGCTGACGCTGATTTGGGCGCTATCGAGTACGTTTGCAGTTATTGTTCTGTGCGCCTTAAATTTTTATACCTTACTGCATAAGCAGGTTCACTGGCTTCCAGTGTGTACTGGTCTAGAGTTTAGCATTGGCGATAAAGGTTATTCACCCGAGTACCTGAAAGAAATGACGCAGAAAGCTGCTGACTTACGCCTGACCTACAACCCTGAGACCATTGATGCACGCTACACCATGCTGTCTCATCTGATTCCAGCGAAATACCAGGAATCGTTTTCCAAACTATTGGATGCCGAGCGAAAAACAGTACATGAAAAAAATGTAAGCTCCGTTTTTTATGCTGAAAAAGTATCCGTGGATGTCTCTAAAAATCAAGGTCAAATCGAAGGGCAATTGTATCGCACAAGCCATGGGCTTCAATTAAAGCCACAACACAAAATGTATCGAGTGCAGTTTTCATATCAATCAGGCCTTTTAAATCTTGTGTCCATTCAGGAGATACACCATGACTAACTCAATTTATGATAAAGCTAAAAAAACCATTCTTCTTATAAGCTGTTTGTGCTCAGGAATTGTTGGTGCAAGCACCGCTCCTTCGGTCATCGCTTTTGAAGAAGGAGAGCAGTTTAATCTGACCTTATCGAGTATTAACTTTAATCGTGTGTTTGTTGAAGGGGAATCGATCACTAAATTAAGTTACCCAGAGCATGCTATTACAGTAGATAAAAGTGAGATGGATAACCCTGAAAGCACCGATTCTTCGGTGTATATAAAACCCAATTTTCAAGTTCCCATTACCCTGTTCCTAACTACAGATAAAGGACATCACGTATCACTTACCCTGACACCTGATGAATCGGTTGGAAAAACCTTAAGGCTTGTGCCGCGCGCTCAAACAAAATTGAAATTTGTGAAACTGGATACCCCTGATGCTAGTGAAGTAGATGAGGCAATCGCTGCCATGAAAGCAGGGGAGACTCCCAAAGAATTTAATGAAAAACGGGTTATTCCACGAACTTTTTACATTAAAAAAAACATAAAGGTAACCCTTGAAAAGCAATATCAGGGTAAGCGTTTCTCAGGCTTTATCTATCGGTTAGAAAATACATCAAATCATGAACTAGCGCTTACAACAGCCTTATTTGCCCATAAGGACGCAGAATCCCTTTCATTAAGTGAAGAGGAACTTCCTCCCAAAAAAATCGCTTATTTATATGGGTTATACAGCAATCAGGGATAAATCAGACGCTGCTTAAAAAGAGTTGGAAGGAGAGTAGGTAATGTTTAAAAAAATAAAACAATGGCTGACGCTAAAGCCTCAAAACGCCAATAAACTGGCTAAAAAGGAACAATTGAAGCACGCGGCCATTTTATTCCTAGTAGGTGGCGCATCCTATGG contains:
- a CDS encoding type IV conjugative transfer system pilin TraA, with the protein product MNYRTAMNDLSIKGYLYARQLLPFLMISLALLCLMPDSCFAAENRLSGLKEEVKATFGADSDLPYFLLLAEGLAGAYAYIKTKNIAVLAGVPVLMVFTHWALK
- the traL gene encoding type IV conjugative transfer system protein TraL → MARNYQTFMLSDEPKIAGIPVTTGLPIFLLTGIGLLTGLAYQLFMIGAALSVAMHIKYGGLPLRSLFAIVYWSLPHRLTSLLFRALPDSANRIYIR
- a CDS encoding TraE/TraK family type IV conjugative transfer system protein translates to MDTSFRDNAIAKNRLLFKLTLIWALSSTFAVIVLCALNFYTLLHKQVHWLPVCTGLEFSIGDKGYSPEYLKEMTQKAADLRLTYNPETIDARYTMLSHLIPAKYQESFSKLLDAERKTVHEKNVSSVFYAEKVSVDVSKNQGQIEGQLYRTSHGLQLKPQHKMYRVQFSYQSGLLNLVSIQEIHHD
- the traK gene encoding type-F conjugative transfer system secretin TraK, with the protein product MTNSIYDKAKKTILLISCLCSGIVGASTAPSVIAFEEGEQFNLTLSSINFNRVFVEGESITKLSYPEHAITVDKSEMDNPESTDSSVYIKPNFQVPITLFLTTDKGHHVSLTLTPDESVGKTLRLVPRAQTKLKFVKLDTPDASEVDEAIAAMKAGETPKEFNEKRVIPRTFYIKKNIKVTLEKQYQGKRFSGFIYRLENTSNHELALTTALFAHKDAESLSLSEEELPPKKIAYLYGLYSNQG